From a region of the Lentimicrobiaceae bacterium genome:
- a CDS encoding prolyl-tRNA synthetase associated domain-containing protein gives MNGDPLLYRKLDELKISFEYYEHPPAPTIEIALQFWKDIKETTHCKNLFFRNHKGNKHYLVIFSHLQTLAIHDLEKRLKQGKLSFASEQRMEKYLGLKPGSVSPFGLIHDIDHHVHLFLDKNLKNLPKISFHPNINTASLVLNFNDFMKYLESTGNTWEFLELYD, from the coding sequence ATGAATGGCGATCCCCTACTCTACCGGAAACTTGACGAGTTGAAGATTTCCTTTGAATACTACGAGCACCCGCCAGCACCAACTATTGAAATTGCGCTGCAGTTCTGGAAAGATATCAAGGAAACAACCCATTGCAAAAACCTGTTTTTTCGCAATCATAAAGGAAATAAACACTATCTGGTCATATTCAGTCATTTACAAACATTGGCCATTCATGATTTGGAAAAGAGATTAAAGCAGGGAAAACTTAGCTTTGCCTCTGAACAAAGAATGGAGAAATACCTTGGTTTAAAACCCGGCTCTGTTTCTCCTTTTGGACTAATTCATGATATTGACCATCATGTGCATTTGTTTTTGGATAAAAATCTGAAAAATCTTCCCAAAATCAGTTTTCATCCCAATATCAATACCGCGTCACTTGTGCTGAATTTTAATGATTTTATGAAATATCTGGAATCAACTGGCAATACATGGGAGTTTCTGGAATTGTATGACTAA
- a CDS encoding glutamate--tRNA ligase, producing MREIRVRFAPSPTGPLHIGGVRTALYNYLFARKNNGKFLLRIEDTDQTRFVPGAENYIIESLAWSGIHFDEGVHLGGPHAPYRQSDRKEIYHQYAIQLIKNGTAYYAFDTPDELEALRKDYESRKETFQYGPQTRVGLKNSLTLDENEVAKLLDAGAPYVIRVKIPDNETIHVQDLIRGLVSVDSKLLDDKVLYKSDGMPTYHLANVVDDYLMKISHVIRGEEWLPSAPLHVLLYRYFGWEAEMPEFAHLPLLLKPDGNGKLSKRDGDRLGFPVFPLRWTDPKSGDISSGYRESGYLPEAFINMLALLGWNPGTEQEILSMNQLIDLFSIERVGKSGSKFDPEKAKWFNHHYLSTLSDDKVADLLAKILQDKGVKSSRELIIRVCPLIKERANLIPDLWEQSWFFFTEPKTYDEKVIQKFWKPETPALLHQMVSLIEKQDNFTAEALEVAIKEFIHSNGLGMGMVMNTLRLVLVGGSFGPGVAAIISVLGKNEAINRIHKAIDAIK from the coding sequence ATGAGAGAAATTCGTGTACGATTTGCACCCAGCCCAACCGGGCCACTGCACATTGGTGGTGTGCGCACTGCTTTGTATAACTATCTGTTTGCCAGAAAGAATAATGGGAAATTTCTTCTTCGTATTGAAGATACCGATCAAACAAGGTTTGTACCCGGAGCCGAAAATTATATCATAGAATCATTGGCCTGGAGTGGTATTCATTTTGATGAAGGTGTGCATCTGGGAGGGCCCCATGCACCCTATCGCCAAAGCGATCGGAAGGAAATTTATCATCAATATGCCATACAGCTTATCAAAAACGGAACAGCGTATTATGCATTTGATACTCCTGATGAACTTGAAGCCTTGCGCAAAGACTATGAATCACGGAAGGAGACATTTCAATATGGGCCGCAAACCCGCGTGGGACTTAAAAATTCGCTTACCCTGGATGAAAATGAAGTTGCTAAGCTGCTTGACGCCGGAGCACCATATGTAATTCGCGTTAAAATTCCCGATAATGAGACCATTCATGTGCAGGATTTAATTCGTGGCTTAGTTAGTGTTGATTCTAAGTTGTTGGACGATAAAGTCTTATATAAATCAGACGGGATGCCTACATACCACCTGGCCAATGTGGTGGATGATTATCTGATGAAAATTTCACATGTTATCCGTGGGGAAGAATGGTTGCCTTCGGCCCCGCTACACGTATTACTCTATCGTTATTTTGGCTGGGAAGCAGAAATGCCTGAATTTGCCCACTTACCTTTATTACTCAAACCTGATGGCAATGGTAAATTGAGTAAACGTGACGGAGACAGGCTTGGATTTCCGGTTTTCCCACTTCGGTGGACTGACCCAAAATCAGGTGATATTTCTTCGGGTTATCGCGAAAGCGGCTACCTGCCCGAAGCTTTTATCAATATGTTAGCGCTGCTGGGCTGGAATCCTGGTACAGAACAGGAAATTCTTAGTATGAATCAGCTTATTGATTTGTTTTCAATTGAACGCGTAGGGAAATCAGGTTCCAAGTTCGATCCCGAAAAGGCCAAATGGTTCAATCATCACTATTTATCAACACTTTCTGATGATAAAGTGGCTGATTTGCTTGCAAAAATACTTCAGGATAAAGGCGTAAAGTCTTCGCGGGAATTAATCATTCGTGTTTGCCCTCTCATTAAAGAGCGCGCAAATTTGATTCCTGATCTCTGGGAACAGTCATGGTTTTTCTTTACTGAACCAAAGACATATGACGAAAAAGTAATCCAGAAATTCTGGAAGCCAGAAACTCCTGCCCTGCTTCATCAAATGGTGTCATTGATTGAAAAACAGGACAACTTTACAGCTGAAGCACTTGAAGTGGCCATCAAGGAGTTTATTCATAGTAATGGACTAGGAATGGGAATGGTAATGAATACATTACGACTTGTTCTTGTTGGAGGAAGTTTCGGCCCGGGTGTTGCAGCTATCATTTCTGTTCTTGGAAAAAATGAAGCGATTAACCGTATTCACAAGGCAATAGATGCAATAAAATAA
- a CDS encoding adenylate/guanylate cyclase domain-containing protein, with translation MKPTKLPRNKIPKYHIGRIFLFPILLYLMLVFPVLGFMLLKSFPELKDKNVFKNVVEVDSTGLRSHTGEAEKTAAQFKAGYKTGLDLGKAMAQSNSDSILRIADSIQRTIETSATDSLSDLNITIGNGKKGTSSAFSSSISSMFKFVMLLSTLAGFAFNLPYKRYFRRKRKGKVISPKLYRYCRRFLLFTPIINSGIVLLAFSIVHGIMIYQLQSPSVFSDELGRRMFSNYLFISLVASLLTVLFIFFWQKHRVHIRYIEHIFTREELQKRIFGRNAGKIRSRLYIASAMTTLLPLTIVMLYLVLSLTPIKDMGPVGQDEMRIMLGRLVNILGPDVDLSSKSDFANLYYISALDNTLMFGGIFSGIFVSFIYILFFVNWSTADIVRPVNELVESMRKTGEGMLDNYTIVRTNDEIGVMSEGYNMMTSRLREYIFRISQMNEAYSRFVPNQFLEFLGKEDFVDIQLGDQVQKEMTVMFSDIRGFTELSEDMTPKENFDFINHYLGYMEPVIRKNNGFIDKFIGDSIMALFHEKVDDAIDAAIEMRHTLSRFNLDRIDQGKPTIDSGIGIHTGNLMLGVVGGEGRMDGTVISDAVNLASRLEGLSKIYRTSIIMSEDTLIKLENPEKYNFRFLDIARVKGKKEAVYVFEVLDGDPDEIKSLKIETKSLFGNGIDHYKNKRFEEALKVFSDIVKINQSDSVAAFYVNRCKNNIQKGIPDDWNGIEVFDAK, from the coding sequence ATGAAACCCACCAAGCTTCCCAGAAATAAAATCCCAAAATATCATATAGGCAGAATTTTTCTTTTTCCAATTCTGCTCTATCTGATGCTGGTTTTCCCTGTTTTAGGGTTTATGCTGCTTAAAAGTTTTCCTGAACTTAAGGATAAAAATGTTTTTAAAAATGTGGTTGAAGTTGATTCAACAGGCTTGAGGAGCCATACCGGAGAAGCAGAAAAAACAGCAGCCCAATTTAAAGCGGGATATAAAACAGGACTTGATTTGGGCAAAGCAATGGCTCAATCAAACAGTGACAGTATTTTACGAATTGCAGATAGTATTCAACGAACAATAGAAACATCTGCAACCGATTCATTATCAGACCTCAATATTACTATAGGAAATGGGAAAAAGGGCACCTCTTCTGCTTTTTCAAGCTCCATCTCCTCGATGTTTAAATTTGTCATGTTGTTGAGTACTCTTGCCGGATTTGCATTCAATTTACCTTACAAAAGGTACTTTAGACGAAAACGAAAAGGCAAGGTAATTTCTCCAAAGTTATATCGCTATTGCAGAAGGTTTTTATTATTTACCCCTATCATCAATAGTGGTATTGTTTTGCTTGCTTTTAGCATTGTGCATGGTATAATGATATATCAATTGCAATCACCATCCGTATTTTCTGATGAATTAGGCCGGCGAATGTTCTCAAATTATCTATTTATTTCGCTCGTAGCTTCACTTCTAACAGTACTATTTATCTTTTTCTGGCAAAAACACAGGGTTCACATTCGTTATATCGAACATATTTTTACCCGTGAAGAGCTACAAAAGAGAATATTTGGCAGGAATGCTGGCAAAATCCGCAGCCGGCTTTACATTGCCAGTGCCATGACCACCCTGCTTCCGCTTACCATTGTTATGCTGTATCTGGTATTAAGTCTCACACCCATAAAAGACATGGGCCCTGTTGGACAGGACGAAATGCGCATTATGCTGGGCCGGCTGGTCAATATATTGGGGCCTGATGTTGATTTAAGCAGCAAATCCGACTTTGCTAACTTATACTATATCAGCGCATTGGACAATACTTTAATGTTTGGAGGAATCTTTAGTGGAATATTTGTATCATTCATTTATATCCTGTTTTTTGTAAACTGGTCGACTGCTGATATTGTAAGACCTGTTAATGAACTGGTTGAAAGTATGCGCAAAACAGGTGAAGGAATGCTCGACAATTATACCATTGTGAGAACAAATGATGAAATAGGGGTGATGTCGGAAGGTTATAATATGATGACATCGCGACTACGTGAATACATATTCAGAATTTCACAAATGAATGAAGCATATAGCCGTTTTGTACCTAACCAGTTTCTTGAATTCCTGGGAAAAGAAGACTTTGTTGATATTCAATTAGGCGATCAGGTTCAAAAAGAAATGACAGTAATGTTCTCAGATATCCGCGGATTTACTGAACTTTCAGAGGATATGACTCCTAAAGAAAATTTTGACTTTATCAATCATTATCTCGGGTACATGGAGCCAGTAATAAGAAAGAACAATGGCTTTATTGACAAATTTATCGGAGACTCCATTATGGCACTTTTTCATGAAAAAGTGGATGATGCCATTGATGCGGCTATTGAAATGCGTCATACACTTTCAAGATTTAATCTTGACAGAATTGATCAGGGAAAACCAACTATCGATTCGGGTATTGGAATTCATACTGGTAATCTCATGCTTGGGGTAGTAGGAGGGGAGGGAAGAATGGACGGAACCGTAATTTCCGATGCTGTTAACCTTGCTTCAAGACTTGAAGGACTTTCAAAAATTTACAGAACTTCGATCATTATGAGTGAAGATACTCTTATTAAACTCGAAAATCCTGAAAAATACAATTTTCGTTTCCTCGATATAGCCCGCGTAAAGGGCAAAAAAGAGGCCGTATATGTGTTCGAAGTTCTAGACGGCGACCCTGACGAGATAAAATCACTGAAAATAGAGACTAAGTCACTGTTTGGCAACGGAATAGACCATTATAAAAATAAACGGTTTGAGGAGGCACTAAAAGTGTTTAGCGACATTGTTAAGATAAACCAGTCGGATTCTGTTGCAGCTTTCTATGTTAATCGCTGCAAAAATAATATTCAGAAAGGTATTCCCGATGACTGGAACGGAATTGAAGTTTTCGATGCTAAGTAG
- the ybeY gene encoding rRNA maturation RNase YbeY translates to MINFFNEDISFTLKNKRKTKAWLSDSIKRENYNTGDISFIFCSDDFLHKMNVQYLNHDTLTDVITFDYSEDKMISGDIFISIPRVKDNAVEFEKKFSDELNRVMVHGIMHLCGYKDKTKKDAAHMRLKEEEHLAHIPS, encoded by the coding sequence ATGATCAATTTCTTCAACGAAGACATCTCTTTCACACTAAAGAATAAAAGGAAAACCAAAGCCTGGCTATCAGATTCAATCAAAAGAGAGAATTACAACACTGGCGACATTTCATTTATTTTCTGCAGTGATGATTTTTTACACAAGATGAATGTTCAATATTTGAATCATGACACCCTAACGGATGTAATCACATTTGACTATAGTGAAGATAAAATGATTTCGGGCGACATTTTCATCAGCATACCACGGGTAAAAGACAATGCTGTTGAATTTGAAAAGAAGTTCTCTGACGAACTTAATCGAGTGATGGTTCATGGCATAATGCATCTTTGCGGATACAAAGACAAAACAAAAAAAGACGCAGCCCATATGCGCTTAAAAGAGGAAGAACACCTGGCCCATATCCCATCCTGA
- the mnmG gene encoding tRNA uridine-5-carboxymethylaminomethyl(34) synthesis enzyme MnmG, whose product MFKEYDVIVVGAGHAGSEAAAAAANLGSSVLLITMNMGTIAQMSCNPAMGGIAKGQIVREIDALGGYSGIVTDHTMIQFRMLNKSKGPAMWSPRAQSDRARFTEKWRLMLEQTPNLDFWQDTVTSITTNNGKVTGVITAMGQEIKAKSVVLTNGTFLNGIIHIGTKNFGGGRMGDKASVGLTENLIALGFESARLKTGTPVRVDGRSIDFSKMDEQKGDENPARFSYTDTPALTHQRSCFLTYTSPEVHDILRLGFDESPMYAGRIEGRGPRYCPSIEDKIDRFSDKSRHQLFVEPEGWDTVEYYVNGFSSSLPDYIQLQALHKVPGFEKAKIFRPGYAIEYDYFPPVQLNYTLETRLIQNLYFAGQINGTTGYEEAAAQGLMAGINAHLKINKSDPFILKRSEAYIGVLIDDLITKGIDEPYRMFTSRAEYRILLRQDNADLRLTPMAYKLGLASKERYDRVGEKLLAIEKARHFLMNESVTPEQVNQMLNKLDTASINQKVKLSTLLLRPQVGLNDLIQTLPHVHDHFSQYNGLSYEVIEETEILTKYEGYIDKEKEIAEKISKFEDIPLKADFDYKSLTSLSFEAREKLSKLKPQTIGQASRINGVSPADISVLVVYLTR is encoded by the coding sequence ATGTTTAAAGAATACGATGTTATAGTGGTTGGCGCTGGCCATGCCGGAAGTGAAGCCGCGGCCGCAGCAGCCAACCTTGGCTCTTCGGTTTTACTTATTACCATGAATATGGGAACCATTGCCCAAATGTCGTGCAACCCGGCCATGGGTGGCATAGCAAAAGGGCAAATTGTGCGCGAAATTGATGCCCTGGGCGGTTACTCAGGTATTGTAACAGACCATACAATGATTCAATTCAGAATGCTGAATAAATCAAAAGGACCAGCCATGTGGAGCCCCAGAGCCCAAAGCGACAGAGCCCGATTTACCGAAAAATGGCGGTTGATGCTTGAACAAACGCCCAATCTTGATTTTTGGCAAGACACTGTAACTTCCATAACAACTAACAATGGCAAAGTTACAGGCGTAATAACAGCAATGGGGCAGGAAATTAAAGCAAAATCCGTTGTGCTTACCAATGGCACTTTTCTGAATGGAATTATTCATATAGGCACTAAAAACTTTGGAGGCGGCAGAATGGGTGACAAGGCCTCTGTTGGTCTGACCGAAAATCTGATTGCCTTAGGATTTGAATCAGCCAGACTTAAAACAGGCACCCCGGTGAGAGTCGACGGAAGAAGTATTGATTTTAGTAAAATGGATGAGCAAAAAGGCGACGAAAATCCAGCCAGATTCTCATATACAGATACTCCAGCCCTTACCCACCAGCGAAGTTGTTTTTTAACTTATACCAGCCCCGAAGTTCACGATATCCTCAGATTAGGTTTTGATGAATCACCCATGTATGCTGGCCGTATTGAAGGTCGGGGACCTCGATATTGCCCATCAATTGAAGACAAAATTGACAGGTTCAGCGACAAAAGCAGACATCAGCTTTTTGTTGAACCCGAAGGATGGGACACTGTTGAGTATTATGTGAACGGATTTTCGTCATCATTGCCTGATTACATTCAACTTCAGGCGTTGCACAAAGTCCCGGGATTCGAAAAGGCTAAAATTTTCAGACCAGGATACGCCATTGAATACGATTACTTCCCCCCGGTGCAGCTCAACTATACACTTGAAACCAGATTGATTCAAAACCTGTATTTTGCCGGTCAGATAAATGGAACTACAGGTTATGAAGAAGCCGCAGCACAAGGCCTGATGGCAGGAATTAACGCGCATCTTAAGATCAATAAATCCGACCCGTTCATCCTAAAAAGGTCAGAAGCCTATATTGGAGTCTTAATTGACGACCTTATCACAAAAGGAATTGACGAGCCATACAGGATGTTTACCTCACGCGCAGAGTACAGAATTTTATTAAGACAGGACAATGCTGACCTTAGACTAACCCCAATGGCATACAAGCTCGGATTGGCTTCCAAAGAGCGCTACGATAGAGTAGGGGAGAAGCTACTGGCCATTGAAAAAGCCAGACATTTTCTCATGAACGAAAGTGTAACTCCCGAACAGGTAAATCAAATGCTGAATAAGCTCGATACTGCCTCCATTAATCAAAAAGTTAAACTATCCACCTTACTTCTCAGACCCCAGGTAGGATTAAACGATTTAATTCAAACCTTACCCCATGTACATGACCATTTTTCACAATACAATGGTTTGTCCTATGAAGTGATAGAAGAGACTGAAATCCTTACCAAATACGAAGGATACATTGACAAGGAAAAAGAAATAGCCGAAAAAATTTCAAAGTTTGAAGACATCCCCCTGAAAGCTGATTTTGATTACAAATCCCTGACTTCACTATCATTTGAGGCCCGCGAAAAGCTAAGCAAACTAAAACCCCAAACAATTGGGCAAGCAAGCAGGATTAACGGCGTATCCCCGGCGGACATCTCGGTATTAGTTGTATATTTGACCCGCTAA
- a CDS encoding class I SAM-dependent methyltransferase, with protein MQTQPVPPLDKLQDYYASPEYISHSNQKSGLFNRTYQVIRKYTLRKKLKQIQRYVKTPNLLDIGCATGEFLHYCAQNNLSVTGIEPNNNAREFARREYNLKVENEDYLPRLKDGTFDVITMWHVLEHVPDINERMATINRLLTENGVAFIALPNPNSYDALYYDNYWAAWDVPRHLFHFSADAFIQLAEKHHFKLVARIPMPFDSYYVSLLSEKYKNGKSSFTKAAFRGYLSNRMARKINSEYSSITYVIKKSSS; from the coding sequence ATGCAAACCCAACCAGTACCACCTTTAGACAAGTTACAGGATTATTATGCATCACCGGAATATATTTCTCATTCCAATCAGAAATCAGGACTCTTTAACCGCACATACCAGGTCATACGCAAGTATACTTTACGAAAGAAACTCAAACAGATTCAACGATATGTAAAAACACCAAATTTACTTGACATTGGGTGTGCCACCGGTGAGTTTCTTCATTACTGCGCCCAAAACAATTTATCAGTCACTGGTATTGAACCTAACAATAATGCCAGAGAATTTGCACGTCGCGAATACAACCTTAAAGTTGAAAATGAGGATTACTTACCCCGGTTAAAAGATGGCACTTTTGATGTTATTACTATGTGGCATGTGCTTGAGCATGTACCAGATATTAATGAGAGAATGGCGACTATAAACCGTCTCCTCACCGAAAATGGAGTCGCCTTTATAGCTCTTCCCAATCCCAATTCATACGACGCACTTTATTACGATAATTACTGGGCCGCGTGGGACGTACCGCGTCACTTATTCCATTTTTCAGCAGACGCTTTTATTCAACTGGCTGAAAAACATCATTTCAAATTAGTGGCAAGAATCCCTATGCCATTTGACTCGTATTATGTTTCATTGTTGAGTGAGAAATATAAAAACGGTAAATCTTCTTTTACAAAAGCAGCTTTCAGAGGCTATTTATCCAACAGAATGGCCCGCAAAATCAATTCGGAATACTCAAGTATAACTTACGTTATTAAGAAATCGTCATCTTAA
- a CDS encoding GHKL domain-containing protein: MNASTFQKHIHWYSVSLAVFIILLSVFYTRHLDKNNDTDKYIQRFESELNLRNQVAKEILAQLAASDNKESYLSIQNFSSRLPENFNLFVLKDNHLFYWSDNSLPVNIENADSLKHIRILKTGNGFYQVNSLTDGRFQYYLTDIIKSSFRYQNDYLTSKFNPAYSIPNKYEVLITPTEYPVKDTSGNALFYILPSDEILFNSVDLSLLTILYTIAYILLIFSIYKLYQRYTSIHSNVFHFVLFAIDILILRGIIFYFRIPNILYSSDFFSPVYFASSRFLPSLGDLFINSITILGILAAFYRHIYNNKQISTPIILINKVLPYIIFLISIASFYYCCYLIDTLIINSSFKFDPGSVMDFSFYSIIGFLIIAMFLAGFFLFTFPLLRFAYKPEVFWQPVFTFIFLNASIYFLSDLVNSYRPAALNLFALCLYYLIILLIRKGFLKFPHATTSILIVLVLTISSAYSVQQQKALKEHDERKLMAVRLSSDRDKLAEFLFDEEENKIKSDTVFGQLFMKAWLYPSEEELCINYIRNNYFKGFWTKYNVQVTLCYPEKVLEIKPSGYLIGCQDYFQSIISNIGEKTASTSLYFIRESYDASSYIANIAFGSNALHSEKAHLIIELNRKYVPKGLGYPELLLDKSLTNLNDISGYSYAIYFKNELVKNVGEYTYSNNESGDIFRKSDFYFYDNNGYNHLFHKINRDTSIIISCKSDTITDKLAPFTYQFIFHIILLLIATGLAGLGRIKSRRNLDLKTRLQIMLVSLILFSSISVGISTIYNIKSLNAKKNKDMLSEKAHSVLIEIENKLSSFDFLDHTQQPYLEELLTKFSMVFFSDINLYDKNGQLMASSRPQIFDEGLKSGRMTTAAYQQLVLEKRTLFIANEQIGNYNYLSAYLPFRNNQNKIIAYINLPYFAREQELRQEISSFLLAFLNIFVLLTALAVFISLLVGNFLTRPLQMIRNRFSSLNLNRTNEKIIYSRKDELGDLVHEYNLMVDKLEESAEKLARSERESAWREMARQVAHEIKNPLTPMKLSIQHLRKAYQEHAPDWETRLDKTTQTLVTQIDSLASIATAFSDFAKLPQPVNKKTEITTIIRSTLSLFNQHPDINFSFTIPEKECFVFADEKQLSRVFINLLNNSVQSIPPDKTGLITIKLEPMPQWHKIEITDNGIGIGEEEKSKIFSPNFTTKSGGMGLGLAMVKNIIDSANGKISFVSEKNKGTTFTIILPVCKD; this comes from the coding sequence ATGAATGCGTCCACTTTTCAGAAACATATTCATTGGTACTCCGTTTCTCTCGCTGTTTTTATCATTCTTTTATCGGTATTTTATACCCGACACCTGGATAAAAATAATGATACGGATAAATACATCCAAAGGTTTGAGTCAGAGCTAAATCTAAGAAACCAGGTCGCAAAGGAAATTCTGGCCCAATTGGCTGCATCAGATAACAAAGAAAGTTATCTGTCCATCCAGAATTTTTCGTCCAGACTTCCTGAAAATTTCAACCTCTTTGTACTCAAAGATAACCATTTGTTTTATTGGTCAGATAACTCATTACCCGTAAACATTGAAAATGCAGACTCTTTAAAGCACATAAGAATTTTAAAAACAGGCAACGGATTTTATCAGGTAAATTCACTCACTGACGGTCGGTTTCAATATTATCTGACCGATATAATTAAGTCTTCTTTCCGTTATCAAAATGACTATTTAACTTCCAAATTCAACCCGGCATATTCCATCCCTAACAAATACGAAGTACTTATTACTCCCACGGAATATCCTGTAAAAGATACTTCCGGCAACGCCCTGTTTTATATTCTGCCTTCTGATGAAATATTATTCAATTCCGTGGATCTTTCCCTGCTCACGATATTGTACACAATAGCTTACATTCTTCTGATTTTTTCTATTTACAAGCTTTATCAGAGATATACTTCTATCCATTCAAATGTTTTTCATTTCGTTCTGTTTGCAATTGACATTCTCATACTTCGGGGTATTATTTTCTATTTCAGAATCCCAAATATCCTATACTCATCCGATTTTTTTAGCCCCGTTTACTTTGCTTCGTCGCGCTTCTTACCATCTTTAGGCGACTTATTCATAAATTCCATCACCATTCTAGGCATTTTAGCGGCTTTTTACAGGCATATATATAACAATAAGCAAATTTCAACACCTATTATACTGATTAATAAAGTATTACCTTACATTATCTTCCTTATTTCCATCGCTTCATTTTACTATTGCTGTTATTTGATAGATACGCTTATCATAAACTCATCTTTTAAGTTTGACCCCGGCAGCGTAATGGACTTTTCATTTTACAGCATCATTGGTTTCCTTATTATAGCCATGTTTTTAGCAGGCTTCTTCCTGTTTACTTTTCCGTTGCTGCGTTTTGCTTATAAGCCGGAGGTATTTTGGCAGCCCGTTTTCACCTTTATCTTTCTGAATGCTTCCATTTATTTTCTATCTGACCTGGTTAATTCTTATCGGCCTGCTGCATTAAATCTGTTTGCGCTGTGCTTATATTACTTAATAATTCTTCTCATTCGTAAAGGCTTCCTCAAGTTTCCTCATGCTACGACTTCTATTCTGATAGTGCTGGTTTTAACCATATCGTCAGCCTATAGTGTTCAGCAACAAAAAGCGCTCAAGGAACATGACGAAAGGAAGCTAATGGCAGTCAGACTTTCATCTGACCGGGATAAGCTTGCAGAATTTTTATTTGATGAGGAAGAAAACAAGATTAAAAGTGATACCGTATTCGGGCAATTATTTATGAAAGCCTGGCTTTATCCTTCAGAAGAAGAGTTATGCATTAATTACATCAGAAATAACTATTTCAAAGGTTTTTGGACCAAATACAATGTTCAGGTTACTTTATGTTATCCTGAAAAAGTATTGGAAATTAAGCCATCGGGTTACCTGATCGGTTGCCAGGACTACTTTCAATCCATTATTTCCAATATTGGGGAGAAAACAGCAAGTACATCGCTTTATTTTATACGTGAATCTTACGATGCGAGCAGCTATATAGCCAATATAGCTTTCGGAAGTAATGCATTACACTCAGAAAAAGCACATCTGATTATAGAATTAAACAGGAAATATGTTCCCAAAGGCCTGGGTTATCCCGAACTTTTACTCGACAAATCATTAACAAATTTAAACGACATTTCAGGGTATTCATATGCCATCTATTTTAAAAACGAATTGGTCAAAAACGTCGGAGAATATACATACAGTAACAATGAATCGGGGGATATTTTTCGAAAAAGCGATTTTTATTTTTATGATAATAATGGCTACAACCACTTGTTTCATAAAATAAACAGAGATACTTCCATAATCATCAGTTGTAAATCAGATACAATAACGGATAAACTAGCTCCTTTCACCTATCAGTTTATTTTTCACATCATTTTGTTATTGATTGCAACAGGTTTAGCAGGACTTGGCAGGATTAAAAGCAGGAGAAACCTGGATTTGAAAACCCGTCTTCAAATTATGCTTGTTTCCCTAATATTGTTTTCTTCCATTTCTGTAGGAATTTCAACCATATATAACATTAAAAGCCTGAATGCCAAGAAAAATAAAGATATGCTCAGTGAAAAAGCGCATTCAGTACTAATTGAAATAGAAAATAAATTGTCATCATTCGACTTCTTAGACCATACACAACAGCCTTATCTTGAAGAATTACTCACCAAGTTTTCAATGGTTTTTTTCAGCGATATTAACCTTTATGATAAAAACGGCCAACTCATGGCTTCATCAAGGCCTCAGATATTTGACGAAGGACTGAAATCAGGAAGAATGACCACGGCAGCTTACCAGCAGCTGGTTCTTGAGAAACGTACACTGTTTATTGCCAACGAACAAATCGGCAACTATAATTATCTATCAGCTTACCTTCCTTTTCGCAACAATCAGAACAAAATCATTGCCTATATAAATCTCCCTTATTTTGCCAGGGAACAAGAGTTGCGCCAGGAAATTTCATCTTTTTTGCTCGCTTTTTTAAACATATTCGTTCTTCTGACAGCATTGGCTGTATTTATCTCACTTTTAGTTGGTAATTTTCTGACCAGGCCATTACAAATGATACGCAACCGGTTTTCGAGTCTGAATCTGAACAGAACCAATGAAAAAATAATATATTCCCGAAAAGACGAATTAGGAGACCTTGTGCATGAATATAACCTGATGGTAGATAAACTGGAAGAAAGCGCCGAAAAACTTGCCAGGTCGGAACGTGAAAGCGCCTGGAGGGAAATGGCCAGACAGGTTGCCCATGAGATCAAAAATCCGCTCACACCCATGAAATTAAGCATTCAGCATCTGCGCAAAGCCTATCAGGAACATGCCCCTGACTGGGAAACCCGGCTTGACAAAACAACCCAAACCCTGGTAACCCAGATTGACTCACTTGCTTCCATTGCCACAGCTTTTTCTGATTTTGCCAAATTGCCTCAACCTGTTAACAAAAAAACAGAGATAACAACCATAATCAGGAGCACTCTGAGTTTATTCAATCAACATCCTGACATTAATTTCAGTTTTACTATTCCGGAAAAGGAATGTTTCGTATTTGCTGATGAAAAACAATTATCACGTGTTTTTATCAATCTTCTCAACAATTCAGTTCAATCTATACCACCTGATAAAACAGGTTTAATAACAATTAAACTCGAACCAATGCCCCAATGGCACAAAATTGAGATTACCGATAATGGTATTGGAATAGGAGAGGAGGAAAAGTCAAAGATTTTTTCGCCTAATTTTACCACCAAATCCGGAGGTATGGGTCTGGGGCTAGCCATGGTAAAAAACATAATAGATTCAGCCAACGGTAAAATCTCTTTTGTTTCTGAAAAAAACAAGGGGACAACATTTACAATAATTTTACCCGTTTGCAAAGACTGA